The sequence TCAGCAGGGTCAAATCGTCGGCATGAACTGTTTCGCGATTGCGGAAACTCGAAATGATAATGGCCAGGCCCACGGCAGCTTCCGCCGCGGCGACCGTCAGGACGAAAAACACGATTGCCTGCCCGTCCATGGTCCCGAGCCGACTTCCGAGCGAGATGAACGCGAGGTTGACCGCGTTAAGCATC is a genomic window of Candidatus Binataceae bacterium containing:
- the nuoK gene encoding NADH-quinone oxidoreductase subunit NuoK → MLNAVNLAFISLGSRLGTMDGQAIVFFVLTVAAAEAAVGLAIIISSFRNRETVHADDLTLLRW